In Streptomyces sp. NBC_01717, one DNA window encodes the following:
- a CDS encoding TAXI family TRAP transporter solute-binding subunit: MLDALSRTGRRRALQGGAATVVVLGLLLWWVLPLGEPTPSGSLTFSTGVRSGVYQRYGERLRGALAKDMPEVSIRLQTSEGSQQNIERVATGKADFTIATADALATYLRDDKPGAERLRGCVRLYDDYIQLVVPRDSDVQQVSDLMGKQVGVGQPGSGVRLVADRLMTAAGLDPTHDITPVPAGIDTMPKRLENGLLDAFFWSGGLPTTAVQELSDRFAIRLVPLEDPLIKQLQAGGGSTRYYRSAMMPADAYRNAQQGQAVPTVAVANVVVTTDRTDAAMTEAFTRTVIDSRDRIGREVHAAQLVDLRTAIYTNPLQLHDGARRYYRSVKP; this comes from the coding sequence ATGCTCGATGCACTGTCCCGTACCGGCCGGCGGCGAGCCCTCCAGGGGGGCGCCGCGACTGTCGTCGTTCTCGGGCTGCTGCTGTGGTGGGTGCTGCCGCTCGGGGAACCCACCCCGAGCGGGTCGCTGACCTTCAGCACCGGGGTGCGCAGCGGGGTCTACCAGCGCTACGGCGAGCGGCTCAGAGGGGCGCTCGCCAAGGACATGCCAGAGGTGTCGATACGGCTGCAGACCTCGGAGGGCTCCCAGCAGAACATCGAGCGGGTGGCCACGGGGAAGGCCGACTTCACCATCGCCACGGCCGACGCCCTGGCCACGTATCTGCGGGACGACAAGCCGGGTGCCGAACGACTGCGCGGCTGCGTGCGGCTGTACGACGACTACATCCAGCTGGTCGTGCCCCGGGACTCCGACGTGCAGCAGGTCTCGGATCTCATGGGCAAGCAGGTCGGGGTGGGGCAGCCGGGTTCGGGCGTGCGGCTGGTCGCCGACCGTCTGATGACGGCTGCGGGTCTTGATCCGACGCATGACATCACTCCGGTTCCGGCCGGTATCGACACGATGCCGAAGCGGCTGGAGAACGGCCTGCTCGACGCGTTCTTCTGGTCCGGCGGGCTGCCGACCACCGCGGTTCAGGAGTTGTCGGACCGGTTCGCGATCAGGCTTGTGCCCTTGGAGGACCCACTGATCAAGCAGCTTCAGGCCGGCGGCGGGTCGACCCGCTACTACCGCTCGGCCATGATGCCTGCCGACGCCTATCGCAACGCGCAGCAGGGGCAGGCCGTGCCGACGGTGGCGGTCGCCAATGTGGTGGTCACCACGGACCGTACGGACGCCGCGATGACCGAGGCGTTCACCCGGACCGTGATCGACAGCCGGGACCGCATCGGACGCGAGGTGCACGCGGCGCAGCTGGTGGACCTGCGGACGGCGATCTACACGAATCCACTGCAGCTGCACGACGGGGCGAGGCGCTACTACCGCTCGGTCAAACCCTGA
- a CDS encoding sensor histidine kinase, whose product MRTRLLPLLIILMAGVLLALGFPLAVSVAAAQQQRVVIDRIDDTARFAALAQFVAEQTSGTDERRRTLQAELETYDSVYGIRAGVFYRDRSAMAVAPATWRLPVEGEGREAFSEALLGRRSHDPPQVWPWQRGRVVVASPVVRDGDVVAVVVLDSPTSEMRSRTIRGWLLIAVGEVVAMLVAVGAAIRLTGWVLLPVQTLDTAAHDIASGRMRSRVAASGGPPELRRLARSFNEMADNVEEVLEQQRAFVADASHQLRNPLAALLLRIELLALELPEGNEEIASVRTEGKRLGQVLDDLLDLALAEHAAADLQLTDIGALTAERVASWRPFAEENGVRLTADGASAVTAWADPIALSSALDAVIDNACKFTPAGEEVRVTVASGREDVTVVVADRGPGLTDQELERIGDRFWRSTRHQNVRGSGLGLSISRALLAAGGGSLTYAPHEPHGLRVTVTVPRNGPHG is encoded by the coding sequence GTGCGTACCCGTCTCCTTCCCCTGCTCATCATCCTGATGGCGGGCGTGCTGCTCGCCCTCGGCTTCCCGCTGGCCGTCAGCGTGGCCGCCGCTCAGCAGCAGCGCGTCGTGATCGATCGCATCGACGACACCGCACGCTTCGCCGCGCTGGCCCAGTTCGTCGCCGAACAGACCAGCGGCACCGATGAACGGCGTCGCACGCTCCAGGCCGAACTCGAGACGTACGACTCCGTGTACGGGATCCGGGCCGGCGTCTTCTATCGCGACCGCAGCGCCATGGCGGTGGCTCCGGCAACCTGGCGGCTCCCGGTCGAGGGCGAGGGGCGCGAGGCGTTCAGCGAGGCGCTGCTCGGGCGCCGCAGCCACGATCCGCCACAGGTCTGGCCCTGGCAGCGTGGCCGGGTCGTCGTCGCCTCGCCCGTCGTGCGGGACGGCGATGTGGTCGCCGTCGTGGTCCTCGACTCGCCCACCAGCGAAATGCGCTCCCGGACGATACGTGGCTGGCTGCTGATCGCGGTCGGCGAAGTGGTCGCGATGCTGGTGGCCGTCGGTGCCGCGATCCGGCTCACCGGCTGGGTCCTGCTGCCCGTGCAGACCCTGGACACGGCGGCGCACGACATAGCCAGCGGCCGGATGAGATCCCGGGTGGCGGCCTCCGGAGGACCCCCGGAACTCAGACGCCTGGCCCGGTCGTTCAACGAGATGGCGGACAACGTCGAAGAAGTGCTGGAGCAGCAGCGCGCCTTCGTCGCCGACGCCTCGCACCAGCTGCGCAACCCCCTTGCCGCGCTACTGCTGCGCATCGAGCTCCTCGCGCTCGAACTTCCTGAGGGAAACGAGGAGATCGCCTCCGTCCGTACGGAGGGCAAGCGGCTCGGTCAGGTTCTGGACGACCTGTTGGACCTGGCACTGGCCGAGCACGCCGCGGCCGATCTCCAGCTCACGGACATCGGCGCGCTCACCGCCGAACGGGTCGCCTCGTGGCGTCCGTTCGCGGAGGAGAACGGGGTACGGCTGACAGCGGACGGGGCATCCGCCGTGACCGCCTGGGCGGACCCCATTGCGCTGTCGAGCGCCCTCGACGCCGTCATCGACAACGCGTGCAAGTTCACCCCCGCCGGTGAGGAGGTCCGTGTGACGGTCGCCTCCGGGCGGGAGGACGTCACAGTGGTCGTCGCGGACCGCGGGCCGGGCCTGACCGACCAGGAACTGGAGCGGATCGGTGACCGTTTCTGGCGCAGTACCCGGCATCAGAACGTGCGGGGATCCGGCCTCGGGCTCTCCATCTCGCGCGCCCTGCTCGCTGCGGGCGGCGGCTCCCTCACGTACGCGCCGCACGAGCCTCACGGATTGCGGGTGACGGTGACGGTCCCGCGCAACGGCCCGCACGGCTGA
- a CDS encoding response regulator transcription factor, translating into MRLLLVEDDNHVAAALSAVLARHGFQVVHARSGEEALKALLPTDTEPFGVVLLDLGLPDQDGYEVCGKIRKRTSTPVIMVTARADVRSRIHGLNLGADDYVVKPYDTGELLARIHAVSRRKSAGEDTVPTPVAALQLGHVHIELPTRRVSVDGTEVQLTRKEFDLLALLAQRPGVVFRREQIISEVWRTSWEGTGRTLEVHVASLRSKLRLPALIETVRGVGYRLVAPSA; encoded by the coding sequence ATGAGGCTGCTGCTCGTCGAGGACGACAACCATGTGGCGGCCGCCCTGTCCGCGGTGCTCGCCCGGCACGGTTTCCAGGTCGTGCACGCGCGCAGTGGCGAGGAGGCCCTGAAGGCCCTTCTGCCCACGGACACGGAACCCTTCGGGGTCGTGCTCCTCGACCTCGGACTGCCCGACCAGGACGGCTACGAGGTGTGCGGGAAGATCCGCAAGCGCACCTCCACGCCGGTGATCATGGTGACCGCGCGGGCCGATGTCCGGTCGCGGATCCACGGCCTCAACCTCGGAGCGGACGACTACGTCGTCAAGCCGTACGACACCGGCGAACTGCTCGCCCGCATCCACGCGGTCAGCAGGCGCAAGTCGGCCGGGGAGGACACGGTGCCGACGCCCGTCGCCGCCCTGCAGCTGGGCCATGTCCACATTGAGCTCCCGACCCGCCGGGTCAGCGTCGACGGCACCGAAGTCCAGCTCACCCGCAAGGAGTTCGATCTGCTCGCGCTGCTCGCCCAGCGACCGGGTGTGGTGTTCCGCCGCGAGCAGATCATCAGCGAGGTGTGGCGCACCAGCTGGGAGGGAACGGGCCGCACGCTCGAAGTGCACGTCGCGTCCCTGCGTTCCAAACTGCGGCTGCCCGCACTGATCGAGACCGTGCGGGGGGTCGGCTACCGGCTCGTCGCCCCGTCCGCGTAA
- a CDS encoding amino acid ABC transporter ATP-binding protein encodes MSGVSVTKAAEDAVPAANDLVVLSNVNKHFGALHVLQDIDLTIARGEVVVVIGPSGSGKSTLCRTINRLETIDSGAISIDGKPLPQEGKELARLRADVGMVFQSFNLFAHKTVLENVMLGQLKVRKADKKAAEDKARSLLDRVGVATQADKYPAQLSGGQQQRVAIARALAMDPKVMLFDEPTSALDPEMINEVLEVMQQLARDGMTMVVVTHEMGFARSAANRVVFMADGKIVEEATPDQFFSNPRSDRAKDFLSKILHH; translated from the coding sequence ATGAGCGGAGTTTCAGTGACCAAGGCCGCCGAGGATGCCGTACCTGCGGCGAACGACCTTGTCGTACTGAGCAACGTCAACAAGCACTTCGGCGCGCTGCATGTGCTCCAGGACATCGACCTGACCATCGCCCGGGGCGAGGTCGTGGTCGTCATCGGGCCTTCCGGGTCCGGGAAGTCCACGCTGTGCCGCACGATCAACCGCTTGGAGACGATCGACTCGGGCGCGATCTCTATCGACGGCAAGCCGCTGCCCCAGGAGGGCAAGGAGCTGGCCAGGCTGCGTGCCGATGTCGGCATGGTCTTCCAGTCGTTCAATCTCTTCGCGCACAAGACGGTGCTCGAGAACGTGATGCTGGGGCAGCTCAAGGTCCGCAAGGCGGACAAGAAGGCTGCCGAGGACAAGGCGCGGTCGCTGCTCGACCGGGTGGGCGTGGCGACGCAGGCCGACAAGTACCCCGCCCAGCTCTCCGGCGGTCAGCAGCAACGAGTGGCCATCGCACGGGCGTTGGCGATGGACCCCAAGGTCATGCTCTTCGACGAGCCGACCTCGGCACTCGACCCGGAAATGATCAATGAGGTGCTGGAGGTCATGCAGCAGCTCGCCCGGGACGGCATGACCATGGTCGTCGTCACCCATGAGATGGGCTTCGCGCGCTCGGCGGCCAACCGTGTCGTCTTCATGGCGGACGGGAAGATCGTCGAAGAGGCGACGCCCGACCAGTTCTTCAGCAACCCGCGCAGTGACCGGGCCAAGGACTTCCTCTCGAAGATCCTTCACCACTGA
- a CDS encoding glutamate ABC transporter substrate-binding protein, producing MQLRKVTAASAAVLALALTATACGSSDDEGGDSAGGGKKITIGIKIDQPGIGLKTPDGKYTGFDVDVATYIAKELGYDAKDINFKETKSADRETAIERGDVKFIAASYSINDERLQKVDFAGPYLLAHQDILVRADDSSIKSPADLNSKKLCSVTGSTSAQNVKEKLAPKAQLQEYGGYSECLTGLENKVVDALTTDDSILAGFASQKDFQGKFKLAGFKMSNENYGIGLKKGDADLKKKIDDALTKMVSDGSWDEAVKANFGPANYKNEQAPKIGNIVK from the coding sequence ATGCAGCTTCGTAAGGTCACCGCCGCATCGGCCGCCGTGCTCGCGCTCGCTCTCACCGCCACCGCCTGTGGCTCCTCCGACGACGAGGGCGGCGACTCGGCGGGCGGCGGCAAGAAGATCACGATCGGCATCAAGATCGACCAGCCCGGTATCGGTCTGAAGACGCCCGACGGCAAGTACACCGGTTTCGATGTCGATGTCGCCACGTACATCGCCAAGGAACTCGGCTACGACGCCAAGGACATCAACTTCAAGGAGACCAAGAGCGCCGACCGCGAGACGGCGATCGAGCGCGGTGACGTCAAGTTCATCGCCGCCTCCTACTCGATCAACGACGAGCGGCTGCAGAAGGTCGACTTCGCGGGCCCGTACCTGCTGGCGCACCAGGACATCCTCGTCCGCGCCGACGACTCCTCGATCAAGTCCCCGGCCGACCTGAACAGCAAGAAGCTGTGCTCGGTGACCGGCTCCACCTCGGCTCAGAACGTCAAGGAGAAGCTGGCGCCGAAGGCCCAGCTGCAGGAGTACGGCGGCTACTCCGAGTGCCTCACCGGCCTGGAGAACAAGGTCGTCGACGCACTGACCACCGACGACAGCATCCTGGCCGGTTTCGCCTCGCAGAAGGACTTCCAGGGGAAGTTCAAGCTGGCCGGCTTCAAGATGAGCAACGAGAACTACGGCATCGGCCTGAAGAAGGGCGACGCCGACCTCAAGAAGAAGATCGACGACGCGCTCACCAAGATGGTCTCGGACGGTTCCTGGGACGAGGCGGTGAAGGCCAACTTCGGTCCGGCGAACTACAAGAACGAGCAGGCCCCGAAGATCGGCAACATCGTCAAGTGA
- a CDS encoding amino acid ABC transporter permease: MFDFLEGYDLLGAFWVTVQLTVYSALGSLIWGTLLAGMKVGPVPLMRGFATAYVNVVRNIPLTVIMVFSSLGLFQTLSIKLGASDFTDINFRLAVLALIVYTSAFVCEALRSGINTVPVGQAEAARALGLSFTQVLRLIVLPQAFRSVVNPLANVLIALTKNTTVATAIGVAEAAYLMKEMIEAEAQLILIAAVFAFGFVCLTLPTGLILGWVSKKVAVKR, translated from the coding sequence GTGTTCGACTTTCTTGAAGGTTACGACCTGTTGGGAGCCTTCTGGGTGACGGTGCAGCTCACCGTCTACTCCGCCCTCGGCTCCCTCATATGGGGAACGCTGCTGGCCGGCATGAAGGTCGGCCCGGTCCCCTTGATGCGCGGATTCGCCACCGCCTATGTGAACGTCGTCCGGAACATTCCTCTGACCGTCATCATGGTCTTCTCGTCGCTGGGTCTCTTCCAGACGCTCAGCATCAAGCTCGGGGCCAGCGATTTCACGGACATCAACTTCCGGCTCGCGGTCCTCGCGCTGATCGTCTACACCTCGGCCTTCGTCTGTGAGGCGCTCCGGTCGGGCATCAACACCGTGCCGGTCGGCCAGGCGGAAGCAGCGCGTGCGCTCGGTCTGAGCTTCACGCAGGTGCTCCGTCTGATCGTCCTTCCGCAGGCCTTCCGCTCGGTCGTCAATCCGCTGGCCAACGTGCTGATCGCGCTGACGAAGAACACCACGGTCGCCACCGCAATCGGCGTGGCCGAAGCGGCATACCTGATGAAGGAAATGATCGAGGCCGAGGCGCAGCTGATCCTGATCGCCGCCGTCTTCGCGTTCGGATTCGTCTGTCTGACCCTCCCGACCGGCCTGATACTCGGCTGGGTGAGCAAGAAGGTGGCGGTGAAGCGATGA
- a CDS encoding amino acid ABC transporter permease, translated as MTSVLYDAQGPRAKQRNILYTVLFLLVAAAAVWWLYDSLASKHQLDWIKWKPFFTSSQPWQTYIWPGLQNTLKAAAFALVIALPLGALFGIGRLSDHRWVRMPAGVVVEFFRAIPVLILMITANQAYSEYTTISSESRPLYAVVTGLVLYNASVLAEIVRAGIQSLPSGQTDAAKAIGMRKGQTMLYVLLPQSVTAMLPAIVSQLVVIVKDTALGGWVLTFPELLASVRPMSANYGANTIACFTIVALIYIVVNFALTSFASWLEGRLRRRKKSTGAVVGAGPGGGLETIGAPTLNIDDGRGV; from the coding sequence ATGACTTCCGTCCTCTACGACGCCCAGGGGCCGCGCGCCAAGCAGCGCAACATCCTGTACACGGTCCTCTTCCTGCTCGTCGCCGCTGCCGCGGTGTGGTGGCTGTACGACAGCCTGGCCTCCAAGCACCAGCTCGACTGGATCAAATGGAAGCCGTTCTTCACCAGCTCCCAGCCCTGGCAGACCTACATCTGGCCGGGACTGCAGAACACCCTGAAGGCAGCGGCGTTCGCCCTGGTCATCGCTCTGCCACTGGGTGCCCTCTTCGGTATCGGGCGGCTCTCGGACCACCGGTGGGTGCGGATGCCGGCCGGCGTCGTCGTGGAGTTCTTCCGCGCCATCCCGGTGCTGATCCTCATGATCACCGCGAACCAGGCGTACTCCGAGTACACGACGATCAGCAGCGAGTCCCGCCCGCTGTACGCCGTGGTCACGGGTCTGGTGCTGTACAACGCCTCGGTGCTCGCCGAGATCGTACGGGCCGGGATCCAGTCCCTCCCCAGCGGACAGACGGACGCGGCCAAGGCGATCGGTATGCGCAAGGGCCAGACCATGCTGTACGTGCTGCTTCCGCAGTCGGTGACGGCCATGCTGCCCGCGATCGTCAGCCAGCTCGTCGTCATCGTGAAGGACACCGCCCTCGGCGGCTGGGTGCTGACCTTCCCTGAGCTGCTGGCGTCGGTCCGCCCCATGAGTGCGAACTACGGCGCGAACACCATCGCGTGCTTCACGATCGTCGCCCTGATCTACATCGTGGTGAACTTCGCGCTCACCTCGTTCGCGAGCTGGCTGGAGGGCCGGCTGCGGCGCAGGAAGAAGAGCACGGGTGCCGTGGTCGGTGCCGGACCTGGCGGCGGTCTGGAGACCATCGGTGCGCCGACGCTCAACATCGACGACGGACGCGGCGTCTGA
- a CDS encoding FAD-dependent monooxygenase: MDPVIVAGAGPVGLVLSLALAAQGVPSVLLDEDAGKEETRPARTVVLREDTAALVERLGCTTLRDEGVRWSGWRSMRRKQLVRELPLGDDSPYGDQLPAPVHVPQHALMRGLRDAIAIQDLVQMVPFSRIDTLEQDPAGVTVHTREPDSTWWRGSYLVGCDGARSTVRKLLDIRFPGRTAVERHAVAALRTELPWPGQAVLHRLPPWRSGGAEVTARPLPDGVWRLDWLLPPRGELVTPDALITRVRDTLAGWCGGETPPYELLDTGVYTLHHRLARRWRVRRAFLAGDAAHLLGALGTQGLDEGLRDAENLAWKLAQAWHHGASDVLLDSYQTERRAAVASRLRAADQSLPILRGGGGLRTLVPGGARGHDSLLADGHLGCGPLGAPPSYTHSPLAPPRAEAHTTVGTPPGAPVADVRVTAPDGTTVRLRERLGQGHLLVLLVAPGTGVWDRRHWLMAGVMPRLVEAVDALPVRGELLVTEAYPGASAHTVLLVRPDGHLVASFGGVRPTELFAAADAARGGEPRASVRADRTADIN, encoded by the coding sequence GTGGACCCGGTGATCGTCGCCGGTGCCGGGCCCGTCGGCCTGGTGCTGTCGCTCGCCCTCGCCGCGCAGGGCGTCCCCTCCGTACTTCTCGACGAGGATGCGGGGAAGGAGGAGACACGTCCCGCCCGGACCGTGGTTCTGCGTGAGGACACCGCGGCGCTGGTGGAACGGCTCGGGTGCACGACGCTCCGGGACGAGGGCGTCCGGTGGTCCGGCTGGCGGTCCATGCGGCGCAAGCAGCTGGTACGCGAACTGCCGCTCGGCGACGATTCCCCGTACGGTGATCAGCTGCCGGCCCCGGTCCATGTGCCGCAGCACGCACTGATGCGCGGGCTGCGGGACGCGATCGCCATACAGGATCTGGTGCAGATGGTGCCGTTCAGCCGGATCGACACACTGGAGCAGGACCCGGCCGGCGTCACGGTGCACACCAGGGAGCCCGACTCGACGTGGTGGCGCGGGAGTTACCTGGTCGGCTGCGACGGCGCCAGGTCCACCGTGCGCAAGCTCCTGGACATCAGGTTCCCCGGACGCACGGCGGTGGAGCGGCATGCCGTCGCCGCGCTGCGCACCGAACTGCCCTGGCCCGGCCAGGCCGTGCTGCACCGGCTGCCGCCGTGGCGCAGCGGCGGCGCCGAGGTGACCGCGCGGCCGCTGCCGGACGGCGTGTGGCGGCTGGACTGGCTGCTTCCGCCGCGCGGCGAGCTCGTCACGCCCGACGCCCTGATCACCCGCGTGCGGGACACCCTCGCCGGCTGGTGCGGTGGTGAGACCCCGCCGTACGAACTCCTGGACACGGGCGTCTACACGCTGCACCACCGGCTGGCCCGGCGCTGGCGCGTCCGGCGGGCCTTCCTGGCCGGGGACGCCGCACATCTGCTGGGCGCCCTGGGTACGCAGGGGCTCGACGAGGGGCTGCGGGACGCCGAGAACCTGGCCTGGAAGCTGGCACAGGCCTGGCATCACGGCGCCTCAGACGTACTGCTCGACAGCTACCAGACGGAGCGCCGGGCCGCGGTCGCCTCGCGGCTACGCGCCGCGGACCAGTCGCTGCCGATACTGCGTGGTGGCGGAGGTCTGCGGACATTGGTTCCGGGGGGCGCACGCGGGCACGATTCGCTGCTCGCCGACGGTCATCTGGGCTGCGGCCCGCTCGGTGCGCCCCCCTCGTACACGCACTCCCCCCTTGCACCTCCACGCGCCGAGGCGCACACAACGGTCGGTACGCCCCCCGGTGCGCCGGTTGCCGACGTGCGGGTGACGGCGCCCGACGGCACGACCGTACGACTGCGCGAGCGGCTGGGGCAGGGGCATCTGCTGGTGCTGCTGGTCGCTCCGGGGACCGGGGTGTGGGACCGACGGCACTGGCTGATGGCGGGCGTGATGCCCCGGCTTGTCGAGGCGGTCGACGCCTTGCCGGTAAGGGGCGAGCTCCTGGTGACCGAGGCCTACCCCGGGGCATCGGCCCACACCGTGCTGCTGGTCCGGCCGGACGGACACCTGGTGGCGTCGTTCGGCGGGGTCCGGCCGACTGAACTTTTCGCGGCGGCGGACGCGGCGCGCGGCGGTGAGCCACGTGCGTCCGTTCGCGCCGACCGGACCGCAGACATCAATTGA
- a CDS encoding putative leader peptide, with protein sequence MRLWRRVHMDLVRYAGCVCRPSC encoded by the coding sequence GTGCGCCTGTGGCGGAGGGTCCATATGGACCTCGTCCGCTACGCGGGCTGCGTGTGTCGTCCGTCCTGCTGA
- a CDS encoding cysteine dioxygenase gives MSSSPPPSPSLRTPVSGPHSGAGPGPTAAELLEYVRRTAADTDLIAALPLDPEGRTWIRLDGPGGSEAWLIGWPPGTGTGWHDHAESLGAFSTAAGALKEQSLAVRLPTDGWKTLELAEGVDRSRQLPTGQGRAFGRHHVHEVLNESDTDHAVSVHAYYPPLPQIRRYSRTGAVLRLEHVEHPEDWQ, from the coding sequence GTGTCTTCCTCTCCCCCTCCTTCGCCTTCCCTGCGCACGCCTGTCTCCGGTCCACACTCCGGTGCCGGACCTGGCCCGACAGCCGCGGAACTGCTCGAATACGTCCGCCGCACGGCCGCGGACACCGATCTCATCGCCGCACTCCCCCTCGATCCCGAAGGCCGCACCTGGATCCGGCTCGACGGGCCCGGTGGCAGTGAGGCCTGGCTGATCGGATGGCCGCCGGGCACCGGCACCGGCTGGCACGACCACGCCGAATCGCTCGGTGCCTTCAGCACGGCGGCCGGCGCCCTGAAGGAGCAGTCGCTCGCGGTGCGGCTGCCCACGGACGGCTGGAAGACACTTGAACTGGCCGAAGGCGTCGATCGGTCCCGGCAGCTGCCGACCGGTCAGGGCAGGGCGTTCGGCCGGCACCATGTGCACGAGGTGCTGAACGAGTCCGACACCGATCACGCCGTCTCCGTCCATGCGTACTATCCGCCGCTGCCACAGATCCGGCGCTACAGCCGCACGGGCGCGGTACTCCGTCTTGAGCACGTCGAGCACCCGGAGGACTGGCAGTGA
- a CDS encoding rhodanese-like domain-containing protein, with translation MSGDRNGGTERVGIDELLERVRAGFDRIGPHEAAAAADDGALLVDIRYAELRDRDGLIPGALVVERNELEWRLDPQGSHRAPEAVSHDLRVVVVCNEGYASSLAVASLQQLGLHRATDLIGGFQAWRAAGLPVDV, from the coding sequence GTGAGCGGCGACCGGAACGGCGGTACGGAGCGGGTGGGAATCGACGAGCTGCTGGAGCGGGTCCGGGCCGGATTCGACCGGATCGGTCCGCACGAGGCGGCCGCCGCCGCCGACGACGGGGCCCTGCTGGTGGATATCCGCTATGCGGAGCTGCGCGACCGGGACGGACTGATTCCGGGGGCGCTGGTCGTCGAGCGCAATGAGCTGGAGTGGCGGCTCGACCCGCAGGGCAGCCATCGCGCACCGGAGGCGGTCAGCCATGACCTGCGGGTGGTGGTGGTGTGCAACGAGGGCTACGCGTCGAGTCTCGCGGTCGCGTCCCTGCAGCAGTTGGGGCTGCACCGGGCGACCGATCTGATCGGCGGGTTCCAGGCGTGGCGGGCGGCGGGGCTCCCGGTCGACGTCTGA